The following proteins come from a genomic window of Gimesia chilikensis:
- a CDS encoding TetR/AcrR family transcriptional regulator, translating to MSSVDVRNRLLEAAGPVFSEKGFEKATVREICQKADVNVASVNYYFGDKEQLYLEVICLAKEMGVSRAPLPEWSPETSAEQKLRDWVITLVRRMLGTGELSWSNHLIMREVLRPTKACGHLIQELFRPFVNIADGILLEMLGDEIPPYRRMQCIFSIAAQCQFYRVSGGMVSLMLGPEEQAAHYDPEHLIEHILQFSLAAVKNLKQEFSEPVMESSSTLHKI from the coding sequence ATGTCGTCTGTTGATGTGCGAAACCGTTTGCTGGAAGCTGCGGGGCCTGTTTTTTCGGAAAAAGGCTTCGAGAAGGCGACGGTGCGCGAAATCTGTCAGAAAGCAGACGTCAACGTAGCGAGCGTGAATTACTACTTTGGCGACAAAGAACAGCTTTATCTGGAAGTCATCTGCCTGGCCAAAGAGATGGGAGTTTCTCGAGCCCCTTTGCCTGAATGGTCTCCCGAAACATCCGCCGAACAAAAATTGCGGGATTGGGTCATTACGCTGGTCAGACGAATGTTAGGAACGGGAGAACTCTCCTGGAGCAATCACCTGATTATGCGGGAGGTCCTGCGGCCGACGAAAGCCTGCGGGCATTTGATTCAGGAGCTGTTTCGTCCTTTTGTGAATATTGCTGATGGGATACTGCTGGAAATGCTGGGGGACGAAATTCCTCCCTATCGCAGGATGCAGTGTATTTTCAGCATCGCGGCTCAGTGTCAGTTTTATCGGGTCTCAGGGGGTATGGTCAGTCTGATGCTGGGGCCGGAAGAGCAGGCAGCCCACTATGATCCAGAGCATCTGATTGAGCACATTCTGCAGTTCTCCCTTGCAGCTGTTAAAAATCTGAAACAGGAATTCAGCGAACCCGTTATGGAATCTTCTTCAACACTTCACAAGATCTGA
- a CDS encoding efflux RND transporter periplasmic adaptor subunit — MSETKTKTSQSWSKKLKHILLPILILGIGGGSMVVLKAMKQEPEQQETLTEQTAPLVSTETIKVSDSGVTIAVDGIVVPSREVKLAAEVAGKVLYTKDGCKVGNLVQKATQQEKEAGGDGSLLIQIDPENYQLEVQRLTQELGQAQNAIDELEVEIDNAKAMIDLAHEEVLLQKSQLSRVEKLRTRNVVSDTEYEEAKRGELAARNALQKLTNEADLLRSRRQRMMHARDLVKVQLSRAQLDLKRTKIYSPINGVIVEDTVEKDGYVKVGDPLVMIEDTSSVEVRTNLRMEELYQLWQHAARSAQKGKPVPVAGNGGRHDLGYQLPQLPVKVNYEIGGRKFIWDGKLSRYDGIGLDEKTRTVPCRIVVSDPRPTEILVNGKPTTQVVGAPPLARGMYVSVEIPLEGNVSLLEIPETAIRPGNMVWIVQEGKLHEEKIRVVDTSGRQLLVELGASGLKPGDRVVTSPLSVANEGMPVREGELK, encoded by the coding sequence ATGTCAGAAACGAAAACAAAAACATCTCAAAGCTGGTCTAAGAAGCTGAAGCATATTCTGCTGCCGATTCTGATTCTGGGGATCGGTGGTGGCAGTATGGTTGTGCTGAAAGCCATGAAGCAGGAGCCGGAACAGCAGGAAACCCTGACCGAACAGACCGCGCCCCTGGTCTCAACCGAAACGATCAAAGTTTCTGATTCCGGAGTGACTATTGCCGTCGATGGGATTGTAGTTCCCTCGCGAGAAGTGAAGCTGGCAGCGGAAGTCGCCGGCAAGGTGCTCTACACGAAAGATGGATGTAAGGTCGGTAATCTGGTGCAGAAAGCCACGCAGCAGGAAAAAGAAGCTGGCGGAGATGGAAGTCTGCTGATTCAGATCGATCCGGAAAATTACCAGTTGGAGGTGCAACGTCTGACACAGGAACTGGGGCAGGCTCAGAACGCCATCGATGAACTGGAAGTTGAAATCGATAATGCAAAGGCAATGATCGATCTGGCACACGAAGAAGTCCTGCTGCAGAAAAGTCAGTTAAGCCGGGTCGAAAAACTGCGGACGAGGAATGTCGTCTCTGATACGGAATACGAAGAAGCCAAGCGGGGTGAACTGGCGGCACGGAACGCGCTGCAGAAACTGACCAACGAAGCAGACCTGCTGCGGTCACGTCGACAACGGATGATGCATGCCCGCGATCTGGTCAAAGTACAGCTTTCCCGTGCACAGCTGGATTTGAAGCGTACGAAAATCTATTCCCCCATCAATGGTGTCATCGTGGAAGATACGGTGGAAAAAGATGGGTATGTGAAGGTCGGTGATCCCCTGGTAATGATCGAAGACACATCTTCGGTTGAAGTGCGTACCAATCTGCGGATGGAAGAACTCTATCAACTCTGGCAGCATGCGGCACGATCTGCTCAAAAGGGCAAACCTGTGCCCGTTGCCGGAAATGGCGGGCGACATGATCTGGGATACCAGCTTCCCCAGTTGCCGGTCAAAGTGAACTACGAAATTGGTGGTAGAAAATTTATCTGGGACGGCAAGCTTTCCCGCTACGATGGGATCGGACTGGATGAGAAAACTCGTACGGTTCCTTGTCGGATTGTCGTGTCTGATCCGCGGCCGACCGAAATTCTGGTCAATGGAAAACCGACGACTCAGGTTGTGGGCGCACCGCCGCTGGCGCGAGGTATGTACGTCTCGGTGGAAATTCCTCTGGAGGGTAATGTATCTCTGCTCGAAATACCGGAAACGGCGATTCGACCAGGTAACATGGTCTGGATTGTCCAGGAAGGCAAGCTGCACGAAGAAAAGATTCGCGTGGTTGATACCAGCGGCAGGCAGTTGCTGGTGGAACTGGGGGCCTCAGGGCTCAAGCCCGGCGATCGTGTGGTGACCTCGCCCTTAAGTGTGGCCAATGAGGGAATGCCTGTCCGTGAAGGAGAGTTGAAATGA
- a CDS encoding efflux RND transporter permease subunit, with protein sequence MKSVIKWAINNSPAMNTLMVTVLGVGLVSLMFMRREVFPEFELEIILVSVPYPGASPDEVEEGICQKMEESVRAIDGIKKITSIASEGMGSLVLELRADVPDVQKILNEVRSEIDRIPSFPELAEDPDIQQITFRQVAIEVAVIGPGNEDENSELELRTVSEKIRDELLQLKSVSQANIAGARDYQIDIEIPEATLRKYGLTLQDVARTVRRENLELPGGKMNTNSQVLLLRGKNKHLIGSEIEKIPLVTEAGGVVLTVDDLGEVHDEFADTTMISEINGKPAMSIAVERTSQEDLLAIVEEVRQYVKDVQLPPGYSLKLWKDQSIDVRDRMELLSSNGLQGLILVFITLAIFLESRLAFWVALGIPISMFGACIVLYYTGQTLNMLSMFAFLMALGIIVDDAIVVGENIYEHRQMGKSFVVAAVDGASEVLPSVCASVTTTVIAFAPLLFVSGIMGKFIAVMPIAVIAMLLISLLESTFILPCHLAHGNPSKSGAQNGESEGFVGRKLNAFIEKCYTPVLKASLNYPSSTLAVAAALMLLSAGLIMGGFAPFNLFPKTDYRMIEATVEFPDGTPKSITDAATRKIRQDFLDLDQEYQQKHGQSLIKLTRRNVGFGTREESGAQLGGTVEGSHIGKVSIEIVEAGERTIGSEALLELWRERVGEVPGVDRMTFKSPTMGPGGKPIEFKLLSDGSHLSELEAAVEACKRELETYPGVKDVNDDSSPGKWEFQIKIKDKARAMGVPLADVAETVRATYYGEEVMRLQRGRHEVKLMVRYPEEERRSLMSFDDIRIRTGDGSERPLTELADVTVKRGYSEINRIDQQRSITVYSDLNEKEGNAREIVQALKKPGGFIDELAAKYPNVRVRWEGQQEQTNESVNSLIVGLMIALASMFALLTVEFRSYVQPLIILGIIPFGIIGAVFGHAILGMELTLFSLFGLVALTGVVVNDSIVLIDFINHRVADGLPLKDALIDAGRRRFRPVLLTSMTTIVGLAPILKETSFQAQIIIPMAASLIFGLMLATVLVLFLVPTYYYLYARLMGAQPNEPWWDKMDGKHEEAAYNESEGQHSEAAPVQA encoded by the coding sequence ATGAAGTCGGTCATTAAATGGGCCATCAACAACTCTCCGGCGATGAACACGTTGATGGTCACTGTGCTGGGCGTAGGCCTGGTGTCGCTGATGTTCATGCGACGCGAAGTCTTTCCGGAGTTTGAACTGGAGATCATTCTGGTTTCGGTGCCTTACCCCGGAGCAAGCCCCGATGAAGTCGAGGAGGGAATCTGCCAGAAGATGGAAGAATCCGTCCGCGCGATTGACGGAATTAAAAAGATCACCTCCATCGCCAGTGAAGGTATGGGCTCGCTGGTACTTGAACTCCGCGCCGATGTACCTGACGTGCAGAAGATTTTAAACGAGGTCCGCTCCGAAATTGACCGCATCCCCAGTTTTCCCGAACTGGCAGAGGATCCGGATATTCAGCAGATTACCTTTCGTCAGGTGGCGATTGAAGTTGCCGTCATTGGGCCCGGGAACGAAGATGAGAACAGCGAACTGGAACTCCGCACGGTTTCCGAGAAGATTCGCGATGAACTGTTGCAACTGAAGTCGGTCTCGCAGGCCAACATTGCCGGAGCCCGAGATTATCAGATCGACATTGAGATACCGGAAGCGACCCTGCGAAAGTACGGCCTCACTCTGCAGGATGTGGCCCGAACTGTAAGGCGGGAAAACCTGGAACTGCCGGGCGGTAAAATGAATACCAACTCTCAGGTGTTGTTGCTGCGGGGGAAGAACAAGCATCTGATCGGGAGTGAAATTGAAAAAATTCCACTGGTAACCGAAGCGGGCGGGGTCGTGCTGACAGTCGATGACCTGGGGGAAGTACATGATGAATTTGCTGATACGACCATGATCAGCGAAATCAACGGTAAGCCAGCCATGTCGATCGCCGTCGAACGCACATCACAGGAAGACCTGCTGGCGATTGTGGAAGAAGTGCGGCAGTACGTCAAAGATGTCCAACTGCCTCCCGGATATTCGCTCAAGCTCTGGAAAGATCAGTCCATCGATGTGCGCGACCGTATGGAGTTGTTGAGTTCGAACGGGCTGCAGGGGCTGATATTGGTGTTTATCACTCTGGCCATCTTTCTGGAATCGAGGTTAGCATTCTGGGTAGCGTTGGGGATTCCAATTTCAATGTTCGGTGCCTGTATCGTATTGTATTACACGGGGCAGACTCTGAACATGCTTTCGATGTTCGCCTTCCTGATGGCACTGGGGATCATCGTGGATGACGCGATTGTTGTCGGTGAAAATATCTATGAGCATCGGCAGATGGGGAAATCGTTCGTCGTTGCCGCCGTCGATGGTGCCTCCGAGGTGCTGCCCTCTGTCTGCGCTTCTGTAACGACAACGGTTATCGCATTTGCTCCTTTGTTGTTTGTCTCCGGTATCATGGGCAAGTTTATCGCGGTGATGCCGATTGCTGTAATCGCGATGCTGCTCATTTCGCTGTTGGAAAGTACATTTATTCTGCCCTGTCACCTCGCGCACGGAAATCCCTCGAAATCCGGTGCGCAGAATGGAGAATCGGAGGGATTTGTCGGGCGGAAACTGAATGCGTTCATCGAAAAATGTTACACACCCGTATTAAAGGCTTCGCTGAATTATCCCTCTTCTACGCTGGCGGTTGCAGCGGCATTAATGCTGCTCTCTGCAGGTTTGATCATGGGCGGATTTGCCCCCTTCAATCTGTTTCCTAAAACCGATTATCGGATGATTGAAGCCACAGTAGAATTTCCTGATGGTACTCCCAAATCAATAACGGATGCCGCGACGCGTAAGATTCGCCAGGACTTTCTCGATCTGGATCAGGAGTACCAGCAGAAACATGGGCAGTCACTGATTAAGCTGACACGAAGAAACGTCGGCTTTGGTACCCGGGAAGAATCCGGAGCGCAACTGGGGGGGACAGTTGAAGGCAGTCATATCGGCAAGGTCAGCATCGAAATCGTGGAGGCGGGCGAGCGGACAATCGGAAGTGAAGCGCTGCTTGAGCTCTGGCGGGAACGCGTTGGTGAAGTGCCCGGCGTCGATCGAATGACTTTCAAATCGCCTACAATGGGACCGGGGGGCAAGCCGATTGAGTTTAAGCTGCTCTCTGATGGTTCGCATTTAAGTGAACTGGAAGCTGCGGTCGAAGCATGCAAGCGAGAGTTGGAAACCTATCCCGGCGTTAAGGACGTTAATGACGATTCGAGTCCAGGAAAGTGGGAATTCCAGATCAAAATCAAAGATAAAGCCCGCGCCATGGGCGTGCCTCTGGCGGATGTCGCTGAAACAGTTCGCGCAACGTACTACGGCGAAGAAGTCATGCGGCTGCAGCGTGGTCGTCATGAGGTCAAGCTGATGGTCCGCTACCCGGAAGAGGAGCGACGTTCGCTGATGAGCTTTGATGATATTCGAATCCGGACCGGCGACGGAAGCGAACGTCCTTTAACGGAACTGGCGGATGTTACTGTCAAACGTGGGTATTCCGAAATCAACCGAATCGATCAGCAGCGATCGATTACGGTCTATTCCGACCTCAATGAGAAAGAGGGAAATGCCCGTGAAATCGTGCAGGCCCTGAAGAAACCGGGAGGCTTTATCGATGAGCTGGCTGCCAAATACCCGAACGTGCGAGTTCGCTGGGAAGGACAGCAGGAACAGACCAACGAATCGGTGAACAGTCTGATTGTCGGTCTGATGATCGCACTGGCATCAATGTTCGCGTTGCTGACGGTTGAGTTCCGTTCGTATGTGCAACCCCTGATCATTCTTGGGATCATTCCTTTCGGGATTATTGGTGCAGTGTTTGGACATGCGATCCTGGGGATGGAACTGACCCTGTTTTCGCTGTTCGGTCTGGTGGCGTTGACCGGAGTGGTTGTGAATGATTCGATCGTATTGATCGACTTTATCAATCATCGTGTCGCTGATGGACTGCCTCTCAAGGATGCGTTGATCGATGCGGGGCGTCGTCGTTTTCGTCCGGTGTTATTGACTTCGATGACTACCATTGTGGGGCTGGCTCCCATTTTGAAAGAGACGTCTTTCCAGGCTCAGATTATTATTCCGATGGCGGCCAGTCTGATTTTTGGTCTGATGCTTGCCACGGTGCTCGTGTTATTCCTGGTTCCCACCTATTATTACCTGTATGCCCGCCTGATGGGGGCACAGCCGAATGAGCCCTGGTGGGACAAAATGGATGGAAAGCACGAGGAAGCAGCCTATAATGAAAGTGAAGGGCAGCACTCAGAGGCAGCTCCCGTTCAGGCTTGA
- the panD gene encoding aspartate 1-decarboxylase — MKRVLLKSKIHRATVTEANLAYNGSVTIDQELMEAADIVEYEQVQIYNITSGTRLTTYAIVGEPGSGVICINGAAAHLVNPQDLVIIASYAEYKEKEARGHQPKVVLVDENNTPIPASQPVATSSES, encoded by the coding sequence ATGAAGCGCGTACTACTCAAATCAAAAATCCACCGAGCAACGGTGACCGAAGCGAATCTGGCCTACAATGGCAGTGTGACCATCGATCAGGAATTGATGGAAGCAGCCGACATTGTGGAGTACGAACAGGTACAGATCTACAACATTACTTCGGGGACCCGGTTGACCACCTACGCGATTGTAGGAGAGCCCGGTTCGGGAGTGATCTGCATCAACGGCGCTGCCGCACACCTGGTAAATCCCCAGGATCTGGTGATTATCGCCAGTTACGCGGAATATAAAGAGAAAGAAGCCCGCGGCCATCAACCCAAGGTCGTGCTGGTTGATGAAAATAACACTCCGATTCCCGCCAGTCAGCCGGTAGCCACCAGCTCAGAATCATGA
- a CDS encoding sigma-54 interaction domain-containing protein, producing MEDDRPILEDMVGYSPAMRNVYRLTRRAAATSSTVLLTGETGTGKELIARGIHELSPRATGPFIRVNCGALSESLLESELFGHIKGAFTSAVENRTGRFEAAHGGTIFLDEINSVSFTLQVKLLRVLQEHEFERVGDTRSISVDCRIVAATNRNLLDEIEAGRFREDLYYRLNVIPIDLPPLRERSEDIPDLVHFFAKQFSAEEKIPLPNFSSEVLNTFKNYSWPGNVRELQNYVERLIVLSGEDGPSLDLLPGHVTGRSAPRAVSARAQDPETICRDLVSMELQRVGEDSTDVHTQVVSLVEKEVILQVLRSCQGVQTKTATRLGINRNTLHKKISEYELESEAR from the coding sequence ATGGAAGACGATCGCCCTATTTTAGAAGATATGGTGGGGTACAGCCCTGCGATGCGTAACGTCTATCGTCTAACGCGTCGAGCAGCTGCTACTTCATCGACGGTCTTACTGACTGGAGAAACCGGCACCGGTAAAGAGCTGATTGCCCGTGGTATCCACGAACTCAGTCCGCGCGCTACGGGTCCTTTTATCCGTGTGAACTGCGGTGCTCTGAGTGAAAGCCTGCTGGAAAGTGAACTGTTTGGCCACATCAAAGGGGCATTCACCAGCGCTGTTGAGAATCGTACAGGACGTTTCGAAGCGGCCCACGGAGGAACTATCTTCCTGGACGAGATTAACTCCGTCAGTTTTACGCTACAGGTGAAGCTGCTGCGTGTTCTACAGGAGCATGAATTTGAACGTGTCGGTGACACGCGATCGATCTCTGTCGACTGTCGCATTGTCGCGGCTACCAACCGTAATCTGCTGGATGAAATCGAAGCAGGGCGGTTCCGGGAAGACCTGTATTATCGATTGAACGTGATTCCCATCGATTTGCCTCCACTGCGCGAACGTTCTGAGGATATTCCAGATCTGGTGCACTTTTTTGCGAAGCAGTTCTCTGCAGAAGAAAAGATTCCTCTGCCGAATTTCTCGAGCGAGGTGTTGAACACATTCAAGAACTACAGCTGGCCGGGCAACGTTCGCGAACTGCAGAACTATGTTGAACGTCTGATCGTACTCTCTGGTGAAGATGGTCCTTCGCTGGATTTACTGCCGGGGCATGTGACCGGTCGTTCCGCTCCACGTGCTGTCTCTGCCCGCGCACAGGATCCAGAGACGATCTGTCGTGATCTGGTTTCCATGGAGTTGCAGCGGGTGGGGGAGGATTCCACCGATGTGCATACTCAGGTTGTATCGCTCGTGGAAAAAGAAGTGATTTTGCAGGTTTTAAGGTCCTGCCAGGGTGTCCAGACCAAGACGGCCACCCGGCTGGGGATCAATCGCAATACGCTGCATAAAAAAATCTCGGAGTACGAATTAGAATCTGAAGCAAGATGA
- the ccsA gene encoding cytochrome c biogenesis protein CcsA, with protein MLSNVTVFCFMASYLVAFCLELARFLRKKNGWLRPLIILFSLAGLVAQTAYLFNRSHETQLPPLLGSTHDWLVVFSWLLVAIYLFINLIDEELSIGLFLFPLVLALVVASYFVDHVTNPLVQPATRSWAMLHATLLVLGGVGIVLSFVLSAMYLIQHRRLKQKQNFSDGFHLPSLAKLSRLNRWALMIAAPMLTVGMGIGIGLGVYVRKGAQAISFVDPVIIVYEIVWAAMLLSVIFILRTKQPNQKHIAQLTIWTGGLLLLTVIGIQILTNIRLLNVDSWHSGAEQPRIESQETTAERAAL; from the coding sequence ATGTTGTCAAATGTGACTGTTTTCTGTTTCATGGCCAGTTACCTGGTAGCCTTCTGCTTAGAGTTGGCCCGGTTTCTGCGCAAGAAGAACGGATGGCTGCGACCGCTGATCATTCTGTTTTCCCTGGCGGGACTGGTGGCGCAGACTGCCTATCTATTCAATCGCTCCCATGAAACACAACTGCCGCCCCTGTTAGGCTCGACGCACGACTGGCTGGTGGTTTTCTCCTGGCTGCTGGTGGCAATCTATCTGTTTATTAACCTGATCGATGAGGAACTCTCGATCGGGCTGTTTCTGTTTCCGCTGGTTCTCGCGCTGGTTGTGGCTTCCTATTTTGTCGATCACGTGACGAATCCACTCGTGCAGCCCGCGACCCGATCCTGGGCAATGCTGCATGCTACACTGCTGGTCCTGGGAGGCGTGGGAATTGTACTCTCGTTTGTGCTCAGCGCGATGTATCTGATTCAGCACCGACGGTTGAAGCAGAAACAGAATTTTTCCGATGGATTTCATCTGCCCAGTCTGGCTAAGCTCTCGCGGTTGAATCGCTGGGCTTTGATGATCGCGGCTCCCATGCTGACGGTTGGCATGGGCATCGGAATTGGACTGGGTGTCTATGTTCGCAAGGGAGCTCAGGCCATTTCGTTTGTTGACCCGGTCATCATTGTCTATGAGATTGTCTGGGCGGCGATGCTGTTGAGTGTGATCTTTATTCTGCGAACGAAACAACCCAATCAGAAACATATTGCTCAGTTGACGATCTGGACCGGTGGGCTGTTGCTGCTGACCGTGATCGGCATTCAGATTCTGACCAATATCCGTCTGTTGAACGTGGATTCCTGGCACTCCGGAGCGGAGCAGCCGCGGATAGAATCGCAGGAGACGACTGCAGAGAGGGCCGCCTTGTGA
- the hemA gene encoding glutamyl-tRNA reductase has protein sequence MNLQVVYCNHQTAGLDVREKLAFSSKEQLEEAYSILKKSYPETEMVVISTCNRVELYTATQEPESGPSHQELAKFFSEFHHVPVSDFFEDFLERTGPDAVRHLFQVASSLDSMVLGEPQIVNQVKEAYQRATENALCGPLTHALFQQAIRVSARVRTETMLAEGRVSIASVAVGTFGKSIFERFDDKTVLIIGAGEMAEETLTYLKDEGVKKIVVVNRSLENAQKLAVKVGGEARPFDDLDDCLAEADVIVSTTGASQPIVDVERFQRVLKKSGNKTFFILDLGAPRDFTPAVGQINDNIFLFDIDNLEATCEKNRRARQKEVEKALTIIDEETERFMHGVYHRATGPIIKQLREQWHDVREQEVDKLFSKLSHLDEKDQELIKRSIEQIVNKLLHPPLEVLRQEAREGTPHGLLDALKHLFHIRD, from the coding sequence GTGAATCTGCAGGTCGTATATTGTAACCACCAGACAGCAGGACTGGATGTGCGAGAGAAGCTGGCGTTCTCCTCAAAAGAACAGCTGGAAGAGGCATATTCCATCCTCAAAAAGTCCTATCCGGAAACGGAGATGGTGGTAATCTCGACCTGTAACCGGGTGGAGCTCTATACCGCGACGCAGGAGCCGGAGTCCGGGCCTTCCCACCAGGAACTGGCCAAATTCTTTTCGGAATTTCATCACGTTCCGGTCAGCGATTTCTTCGAAGACTTCCTGGAACGAACCGGTCCTGATGCTGTGCGACATCTGTTTCAGGTCGCTTCCAGTCTCGACAGTATGGTGCTCGGCGAACCTCAGATTGTGAACCAGGTTAAAGAAGCCTATCAGCGGGCGACCGAGAATGCCTTATGTGGACCGCTGACTCATGCCTTGTTTCAGCAGGCGATCCGGGTTTCGGCTCGGGTGCGTACGGAAACCATGCTGGCAGAGGGGCGGGTTTCGATCGCCAGTGTGGCGGTGGGGACCTTCGGGAAAAGCATTTTCGAGCGTTTTGACGACAAGACTGTTCTGATCATCGGGGCAGGCGAGATGGCCGAAGAGACTCTGACTTATCTTAAAGATGAGGGGGTCAAGAAGATTGTCGTGGTCAATCGCAGCCTGGAAAATGCCCAGAAGCTGGCGGTCAAGGTGGGAGGTGAGGCGCGTCCCTTTGATGATCTGGATGACTGTCTGGCGGAAGCGGATGTGATTGTCAGTACGACCGGGGCCTCTCAGCCGATCGTGGATGTGGAACGGTTTCAGCGGGTATTAAAAAAGTCTGGCAATAAGACATTCTTTATTCTCGACCTCGGTGCACCGCGGGATTTTACTCCTGCCGTCGGCCAGATTAACGATAATATCTTTCTGTTCGATATCGATAACCTGGAAGCGACCTGTGAAAAGAACCGGCGGGCACGTCAGAAAGAGGTTGAAAAAGCACTGACGATCATCGACGAAGAAACCGAGCGTTTCATGCACGGTGTCTATCATCGAGCGACCGGGCCGATTATCAAACAGCTCCGCGAACAGTGGCACGATGTGCGCGAGCAGGAAGTCGACAAGCTGTTCAGCAAGCTGTCCCATCTGGATGAAAAAGATCAGGAACTGATTAAACGTTCGATCGAACAGATTGTGAATAAGCTGCTGCATCCACCACTGGAAGTCCTGCGTCAGGAAGCACGCGAAGGGACGCCGCACGGCTTGCTCGACGCGCTGAAGCATCTATTCCATATTCGCGACTGA